From Halosolutus amylolyticus, a single genomic window includes:
- a CDS encoding GNAT family N-acetyltransferase produces MATTSDYPSQFPRPPTTVTDREGRTITVSEYDGGPEPLVEMYGHFDDDSRSQGLPPRDESRTREWIDGLLEDGLNTVARHGDDVVGHAVLVPYDETAELAIFVRPTYQSAGIGTHLIRGLLRHGQDNGLTHVWLTVDRNNRIAMNLYRSAGFETTARNRGEHEMELDL; encoded by the coding sequence ATGGCGACCACGTCCGACTATCCGTCCCAGTTCCCGCGTCCACCGACGACGGTCACCGATCGGGAGGGGCGAACGATCACGGTTAGCGAGTACGATGGCGGCCCCGAACCGCTGGTGGAGATGTACGGCCACTTCGACGACGACTCGCGATCGCAGGGGTTGCCGCCGAGGGACGAGTCCCGGACGCGGGAGTGGATCGACGGCCTCCTCGAAGACGGGCTGAACACCGTCGCGAGACACGGGGACGACGTGGTCGGGCACGCCGTCCTGGTGCCGTACGACGAGACGGCCGAACTGGCGATTTTCGTCCGGCCGACGTACCAGTCAGCCGGAATCGGCACCCATCTCATCCGGGGCCTGCTCAGACACGGCCAGGACAACGGGCTGACCCACGTCTGGCTGACCGTCGATCGAAACAATCGGATCGCGATGAACCTCTACCGATCGGCCGGTTTCGAGACGACGGCGCGCAACCGTGGGGAACACGAGATGGAACTGGATCTGTGA
- a CDS encoding helix-turn-helix domain-containing protein, with amino-acid sequence MESIQIDSGGAEHGRQDSIEADPPDSFASLSRDSLFEVLSNARRRSIIAYLNGTDTETVTVRDLAEQIAAWENGISVAEVTYKERKRVYTSLYQLHLEKLHRLGIVRYDQDRGIVEQTPITAQLESYLDTDVDDEDDGGTWARLSLAISTGCAVIVLLAWVLPVGSVNGFGIASLIAVAFLVVSIAQVLDEHDG; translated from the coding sequence ATGGAATCGATACAAATCGACTCGGGGGGAGCGGAGCACGGCAGACAGGACTCGATCGAGGCGGATCCCCCTGATTCGTTCGCGTCACTTTCGAGGGACAGCCTCTTCGAAGTCCTGTCGAACGCACGGCGTCGGTCGATAATCGCGTACCTGAACGGCACCGACACCGAGACGGTGACGGTTCGCGACCTCGCCGAACAGATCGCCGCCTGGGAAAACGGCATCTCGGTCGCCGAGGTAACCTACAAGGAACGAAAGCGGGTGTACACGTCGCTCTACCAGCTACACCTCGAAAAACTCCACCGATTGGGCATCGTCAGGTACGATCAGGACAGGGGAATCGTCGAGCAGACGCCGATCACCGCGCAACTGGAGTCGTATCTGGATACCGATGTCGACGACGAGGACGACGGCGGCACCTGGGCGCGACTGTCGCTCGCCATCTCGACCGGCTGTGCCGTGATCGTCCTTCTCGCCTGGGTCCTTCCCGTCGGCTCGGTAAACGGGTTCGGTATCGCGTCACTCATCGCCGTCGCCTTCCTCGTCGTGTCGATCGCGCAGGTCCTCGACGAACACGACGGGTAA
- a CDS encoding HNH endonuclease, whose amino-acid sequence MDCPTCGKSLRTEQGMRQHHTKVHGEPLPNRTCKGCGTAFYDPKSRLEYCDDCDPNAGEHNGNWSDASETGTCATCGDSFSFYPSNKIGTYCPDCVRGTDGLLPENPSEPGERVSVPCRYCGAEFDVVPSRAANRSRGVFCTLECYGDWLSENVVGPAHHQWEGGPIEYGRSWWRVRRQTLERDRYECQQCGAGPDELGQNPDVHHLTPVREFDRPAEAHTLANVITLCRPCHRRVEAGEIRAPSRDEK is encoded by the coding sequence ATGGACTGTCCGACGTGCGGAAAATCCCTCCGGACGGAACAGGGGATGCGCCAGCACCATACGAAAGTGCACGGTGAACCGCTGCCGAACCGGACCTGCAAGGGGTGTGGGACGGCGTTTTACGATCCGAAATCGCGGCTGGAGTACTGCGACGACTGCGATCCGAACGCGGGTGAGCACAACGGGAACTGGAGCGACGCGAGCGAGACCGGGACGTGTGCAACCTGCGGTGACTCGTTTTCGTTCTATCCATCGAACAAAATTGGGACGTACTGTCCCGATTGTGTCAGGGGGACTGACGGACTTCTACCCGAAAACCCATCGGAACCGGGAGAACGCGTGTCCGTACCCTGTCGGTACTGTGGGGCGGAATTCGACGTCGTCCCGTCCAGAGCGGCGAATCGGAGTCGTGGCGTATTCTGTACGCTCGAGTGCTACGGCGACTGGCTCTCCGAGAACGTCGTCGGACCGGCTCACCACCAGTGGGAGGGTGGTCCGATCGAATACGGTCGGTCGTGGTGGCGGGTTCGACGGCAGACCCTCGAGCGAGACAGGTACGAGTGCCAACAGTGCGGTGCCGGACCGGACGAACTCGGCCAGAACCCGGACGTGCATCATCTGACACCCGTTCGCGAGTTCGATCGGCCGGCGGAGGCGCACACGCTGGCGAACGTGATCACCCTCTGTCGGCCGTGCCACCGGAGGGTGGAAGCAGGTGAGATCCGCGCTCCGTCCCGGGATGAAAAGTAA
- a CDS encoding universal stress protein: MARHVLVPIDGSGQSWKAFEYALSNHEGSTITTLSVIHPAHGLFTDADDHGLFAPDDGGLFDSGAREQAEDAGEELREAARRRFEDADPVDTTLETVVEAGRPANTIVDYADEHDVDGIVIGSHGRDGASRVLLGSVAETVTRRAGVPVTIVR; the protein is encoded by the coding sequence ATGGCACGCCACGTTCTGGTTCCGATCGACGGCTCGGGGCAGTCATGGAAGGCGTTCGAGTACGCGCTGTCGAACCACGAGGGGAGCACGATCACCACGCTCTCCGTGATCCATCCGGCGCACGGACTGTTTACGGATGCGGACGACCACGGTCTCTTTGCCCCCGACGACGGCGGACTGTTCGATTCGGGGGCGCGCGAGCAGGCCGAGGACGCCGGCGAGGAACTGCGCGAAGCGGCCCGGCGGCGGTTCGAGGATGCCGATCCCGTGGATACGACGCTTGAGACAGTGGTCGAAGCGGGGCGGCCCGCGAACACGATCGTCGACTACGCGGACGAACACGACGTCGACGGGATCGTCATCGGGAGTCACGGCCGCGACGGCGCCTCGCGGGTGCTCCTCGGCAGCGTCGCCGAAACGGTCACCAGACGGGCTGGCGTGCCGGTGACGATCGTCCGGTAA
- a CDS encoding DolP-mannose mannosyltransferase — protein MRFGITPVHLPDDRPGWIAALGPIVAVLFVGGFVAYLLTEWPRIATDPAFFQHTGWYVLQGGVPYVDVWDVNPPVPFAITAALAAVSGGDMLVLHGLSVALTVLVAAASVMLVGWVAYLVTGQNAAAIAAGLTMLVVPELFVLPLLGVRSQFYSLFFGTLALALVLRDRPFLAGAAAALSAGSWQAGAVFAPLVVGIAAQRIGPNAALRAITGGGVVTGLVVLAFAAAGALVPMIVQAIVAPLAAGSSSTLAEHVYSILLVFGYGSLLLPVALFGWVYAAVRDLRDQWWVPTGGLLLGLQVLFVDMDGATDTFLWLAFVAIGVAIAVDPLLTHAYRSVTAVTDRRPTAAIRPNRRLLSIVAVVAVAGLLVLSGLVWNTGSPSVKSTLTSMEQEAEPEGETPSVTPGDADVPSMRTIYWEQLEPETCHYRLSWNEVRWVAMTDDRLDRRQCDGWPSRLDRASGERSLGNPGLG, from the coding sequence ATGCGTTTCGGAATCACACCCGTTCACCTCCCCGACGATCGACCCGGCTGGATCGCCGCTCTCGGTCCGATCGTCGCCGTCCTGTTCGTCGGCGGATTCGTCGCGTATCTCCTGACCGAGTGGCCGCGGATCGCGACCGATCCGGCGTTCTTCCAGCACACGGGCTGGTACGTCCTCCAGGGCGGCGTCCCGTACGTCGACGTCTGGGACGTGAACCCGCCGGTTCCGTTCGCCATCACGGCCGCGCTCGCCGCCGTCTCCGGCGGGGACATGCTCGTCCTGCACGGTCTGAGCGTGGCGCTCACCGTGCTCGTCGCCGCCGCGAGCGTCATGCTCGTCGGGTGGGTGGCATACCTCGTGACCGGGCAGAACGCGGCCGCGATCGCCGCCGGCCTCACGATGCTCGTCGTCCCGGAACTCTTCGTGCTCCCGTTGCTGGGGGTCCGATCGCAGTTCTATTCGCTGTTCTTCGGGACCCTGGCGCTCGCGCTGGTCCTTCGCGATCGGCCGTTCCTCGCGGGGGCCGCGGCGGCGCTAAGCGCCGGGTCGTGGCAGGCGGGAGCGGTCTTCGCACCGTTGGTCGTCGGGATCGCCGCCCAGCGGATCGGCCCGAACGCCGCGCTCCGGGCGATCACGGGCGGCGGCGTCGTGACCGGACTCGTCGTTCTCGCGTTCGCGGCCGCGGGCGCGCTCGTTCCGATGATCGTCCAGGCGATCGTCGCGCCGCTGGCTGCGGGATCGTCGTCCACCCTGGCCGAGCACGTCTACTCGATCCTGCTGGTGTTCGGCTACGGATCTCTGCTCCTCCCGGTGGCGCTGTTCGGCTGGGTCTACGCCGCCGTCCGCGACCTTCGCGACCAGTGGTGGGTGCCGACGGGCGGGTTGCTCCTCGGCCTCCAGGTGCTGTTCGTCGATATGGACGGCGCGACGGACACGTTTCTCTGGCTCGCGTTCGTCGCGATCGGCGTGGCAATCGCCGTCGATCCCCTGCTGACGCACGCGTATCGATCGGTGACGGCGGTGACCGATCGTCGACCGACCGCCGCGATCCGACCGAACCGCCGACTGCTGTCGATCGTCGCGGTCGTCGCCGTCGCCGGGCTCCTCGTCCTTTCGGGGCTCGTCTGGAACACCGGCTCGCCGTCCGTGAAGTCGACGCTCACGTCGATGGAGCAGGAGGCCGAGCCGGAGGGCGAGACGCCGTCGGTAACGCCTGGCGACGCGGACGTTCCGTCGATGCGGACCATCTACTGGGAGCAACTCGAACCCGAGACCTGCCACTACCGGTTGAGCTGGAACGAAGTACGATGGGTCGCGATGACCGACGATCGACTGGACAGACGACAGTGCGACGGGTGGCCGAGTCGTCTCGATCGCGCCAGCGGAGAGCGGTCGCTCGGCAATCCCGGTCTCGGATAG